The Alternaria dauci strain A2016 chromosome 1, whole genome shotgun sequence genome window below encodes:
- a CDS encoding 60S ribosomal eL8 domain-containing protein, which translates to MTSCVIRPFPPRPNAFIVSQLRLSWLVVESDYHVPIGQILAPAEHSSAPHALAYLHFGRDNFCARFRTFRQVHRRQPHPSSTAANTPASTMPPKGSGKKPAAFPQATSKSSAAKKTKNPLIEKRPRNYGIGQDIQPQRNVGRMVRWPAYVRLQRQKKILNMRLKVPPSIAQFQHVADRNLATQAFKILNKYRPETKAEKKERLTKEATAVAEGKKKEDVSKKPYVAKYGLNHVVGLIENKKASLVLIANDVDPIELVVYLPALCRKMGVPYVIVKGKARLGTVVHQKTAAVLALTEVRSEDKNELQKLITAVNDGYLESHHKDAARHWGGGIMGAKANARMEKRRKAIESAIKI; encoded by the exons ATGACCAGCTGCGTGATCCGTCCCTTCCCACCCAGGCCGAATGCGTTCATCGTGTCGCAGTTGAGGTTGTCGTGGTTAGTGGTCGAGAGCGACTACCACGTTCCGATTGGGCAGATCCTAGCGCCGGCGGAACATTCTTCCGCACCGCACGCACTCGCCTATCTGCATTTCGGTCGCGACAACTTTTGCGCCCGCTTTCGAACGTTTCGTCAAGTCCACCGTCGCCAACCTCACCCTTCGTCGACCGCCGCCAACACACCAG CCTCGACAATGCCTCCCAAAGGATCCGGAAAGAAGCCTGCGGCTTTCCCCCAGGCCACTTCCAAGTCGTCTGCCGCCAAGAAGACAAAG AACCCTCTCATCGAGAAGCGTCCCCGCAACTATGGCATTGGCCAGGACATCCAGCCCCAGCGCAACGTCGGCCGCATGGTCCGATGGCC CGCTTACGTCCGTCTTCAGCGCCAGAAGAAGATTCTGAACATGCGCCTGAAGGTCCCCCCGTCGATTGCCCAGTTCCAGCACGTTGCCGACCGCAACCTGGCCACCCAGGCTTTCAAGATCCTCAACAAGTACCGTCCCGAGACCAaggccgagaagaaggagcgtCTCACCAAGGAGGCTACCGCCGTCGCTgagggcaagaagaaggaggacgTCAGCAAGAAGCCCTACGTCGCCAAGTACGGTCTCAACCACGTTGTTGGCCTGATTGAGAACAAGAAGGCTTCCCTCGTCCTGATCGCCAACGACGTCGACCCCATCGAGCTCGTTGTCTACCTCCCTGCTCTCTGCAGGAAGATGG GTGTCCCCTACGTTATCGTCAAGGGCAAGGCCCGTCTCGGTACGGTCGTCCACCAGAAGACCGCCGCTGTTCTCGCCCTCACCGAGGTCCGCTCCGAGGACAAGAACGAGCTCCAGAAGCTCATCACCGCTGTCAACGATGGCTACCTCGAGTCACACCACAAGGACGCTGCCCGCCACTGGGGAGGTGGTATCATGGGTGCCAAGGCCAACGCCCGCATGGAGAAGCGCAGGAAGGCTATTGAGAGCGCTATCAAGATCTAA